aggaagaaacagagtcaggatcaacttgatccaccatcaaacatgaagcagagttcctcagagctgtccagacctgagagtgtccagtctccagtctggatcctccagtccagcagacagaagcttcactcctgagtctcctggatgattgtagctcaggtccagttctctcagatgggaggggttggagctgagagctgaggccagagaagaacaaccttcctctgagagcagacatcctgacagactgaacacacacacacacacacacacaccaaaaacatgttATGTGTGGATGAAAATGTAAGATGAAGAAACCATTGAATAAAAATTAGCAAATACAATTCACTCTAAACTAGTCGAATATCATTTGCTGTATTTAAATTTGGtgtcctgttttccttctctcgCAATCCTCTCTGAACAGGTTTTGCAACAGCAAAATGCTGCTGTTATCTTTTgccactgagaaaaaaaaccacaatggTGAAGACATGTTTATTATTAGTCAGGCAGAGAGGGGGCCAGGTTTGGGTCCTGATAGGAAGGCGTGACAGATGGCATAACCAGTGCTTCATGGCCTGTTTGGGGGCTACTCTTCCTGCAAACACTTTCACCAAATTAACCAATTTATTGAAACTTCTTAACAGATAAAATGTACCTATCAGATCGATAAATAATTGCATAGTTTTCCCCCCAAATCAATATTGTGCATCcctacaataaacacacactttctgatGACTGCAGACAGCcgataataaaataatataaccaCTTTCATGAGTGCAGAAAATAACTCAGACAAATCAAGAGAAgtgataaataatatataaatcaGGTATTTACACACTGAGCTGTATGaattaaacaaaatcaaatttagagaatcagcagaacaaagaaacactaagagagaaaacaacagctgaaccacaaacacactgattaaagtaaagacacagttgCTCAAACACTGCATAGTGACgcattgattctgctctgtgttcaaccaggttcattcatccacagagcaccatgtcagcagtccactcaacctctggtgtctttgagccccttaaatattttcctgaatgagaactccatcatcacaactgtgacagatgccaaaagcagcagaaaggatgtgtccacctccctaaaagtaaatgatcctcagtgaacgTAGAAGTCAGCACTGGAGGATTCACCAGGAGGACACCAGCatgacccagcatgcacctgttggctgagcaacatgtgtgtttaatttgtttcacttagtgtgttctccaggtggtgaatcaaatcagtgattcattatggagcatgaagctttttatactGATGGCAATCTCCCCAAactacaaacctcttcagttcattttatctcatttaatgaaaaatcataaCTAAAGAGTCTtgacacaaaacatgaactctgacctgagagtttccagctcacagtgtggactcttcagtccagcagacagaagcttcactcctgaatcctgcaggttgttgttactcaggtccagatctctcagactagaggactgggagctgaggactgaggacagagcttcacagcttctgtctgagaggttacagaggCTCAGTCTGAAGTACAATTACAGAagaagagggaaataaaaaaaaaaaaacaaaactttatgtTGGTGATGTGTaataaaactgcacaaacatgttgtcaaaacacacaatatttaaaGATATGtctatgaattattaatgcaaAACAGACATAAGCGAACCTGAGTCCTTCCAGTCTGCACTTTGGACTCCTCAGTCCAGCAGatagcagcttcactcctgaatcctgcaagttgttgttactcaggtccagatctctcagactagaggactgggagctgaggactgaggacagagcttcacagcttctgtctgagaggttacagcagctcagtctgaggaggaatcagcaaaataagataagtgattcaaaatgtttttgagtctCAACCAAAAAAGATTCATTTGATCTGGTTGGATTTTtttgcacatacagagctttgttggaggctttgaccactggcagcagcctcagaagagcctcctctgaagcagagtatttcttcaggtcaaacacgtccagatctttttctgatgacagtaagatgaagaccagagctgaccattgagcaggagacagtttatctgtagagagacgtcctgatctcagggactgttggatctcctccaccagagaaccatcattcagttcattcagacagtgaaacatgttgatacttttctctggagacagattctcactgatctttgtcttgatgtactggactgttttctgattggtctctgagctacttcctgtctgtgtcaccaggcctcgtaggagagtttggttggtctgcagtgaaagaccgagaaggaaccggaggaacaagtccaggtgtccatgtggactctgtaaggcctcattcacagcactctggtagcaacgtgttgttttagatccTGTCCTTATTAGTTTAGACctccaagttgttgtttgttcttctgacatcagactgactccagggttgatgaaggtcagatggacatgaagagcagccagaaactcctgaacactcagatggacgaagcagaagaccttgtcctggtacagccctgtctcctctttgaagatctgtgtgaacactcctgagtaaactgatgctgctctgatatcgatgccacactctgtcaggtctgattcatagaagatcaggtttcctttctgcagctgctcaaaagccacttttcctagagactcaatcatcttcctggtctctggactccagtgtggatctgactcagctcctccatcgtacttgaccttcttcactttggactgaaccaccaggaagtggatgtacatctcagtcagggtcttgggcagctctcctccctctctggtcttcaacacctcctccagaactgtagcagtgatccagcagaagactgggatgtggcacatgatgtggaggcttcgtgaggtctggatgtgggagatgatcctgctggcctgctcctcatgtctgaacctcttcctgaagtactcctccttctgggggtcactgaaccctctgacctctgtcaccatgtcaacacactgaggagggatctgattggctgctgcaggtcgtgtggttatccagaggcgagcaaagggaagcagtttccccctgatgaggtttgtcagcagcacgtccactgaggtggactctgtaggatcagtcaggacctcagtgttgtggaagtccagaggaagtcgacactcatccagaccgtcaaagatgaacacaacctggaactgatcaaagctgcacattcctgcttctttggtttcagtgaagaagagatgaacaagttccaccaagctgaacttcttctctttcagcacattcagctctctgaaggtgaaggggaatgtgaactctatgtcctggttggctttgtcttcagcccagtccagagtgaacttctgtgttaagacggttttcccaatgccagccactccctttgtcatcactgttctgattggttggtctcttccaggtgggggtttaaagatgtcttcttgtctgatggttgtttctgctctgtcctgtttcctggatgctgtttcaatctgtctgacctcatgttcctcattgacctctccagtccctccctctgtgatgtagagctctgtgtagatctgattcagaatggttgggtttcctgctttagagatcccctcaaacacacactggaacttcttcttcagggaagATTTGAGTTTAAGTTGACAAACTGGAGCTTAACTTTCTGAATATACAAAAAACAATATGAATTTTTAAGAAAATCAAACTAAAAGGTTAATGTTTACTTCTGCAACAGAAtgatatgatcatatttctctccgtctcctcagactttagtaaatgtctaattgatcctAATTACTTAATTAAGatacgttagcatgctagcataAGGACGTAAGGACCTTAaacaaggaggactctgctaaatatgtctattaaatgttgtttaagaacagtttcaaatgcaaacagagaaaagacaactttACAGAAATTCAGCGTTAAAGTTCTCATcagagttcttacctgaactccggtgaatatttgctacaggtgctgcaggaagacggaagtttgtttcaaaactcagactggtgaatttacagcatttagcttgcagcacaacttcctgaacttgttttcagcactgctcctcttttcagttcacttctaagttttattttgttttcaattttctcACAAGCTGTAGCTACTTAAACAACTTTACACAACGcgctgtcactccaaatgacTGACACCACTGAGAGCCAATGACAACTGAGGGGACATGGAAGGACCAATCAGGTTTTCGGGGGAGGGAGCCTCAGCTGTGATCACGagagaatattctcattcacttcgactctttccttctccttatttgtcctaaaaaggaaccaagaaagccatcaaagctgagccacttggtttttcttcatgccAATCTGAACCAAAGACGAGATAAAACTGTTaggattttcatttacatcctgttGTATCATCCTTCATACTTGTCTAtgtggtttaaatgtaaatagttcaacatttttaaatgatttacatgtaattaaagattaaaaatattttcaaactgagttggatctttgggtttttgtgcttttacatttattatttgtcatttatcaTTCGTTCGCGAAACGAGTCATGTGCGTCTatgtgcgcatgcgctcatccatctgACACGAACGTGTGAGTGTCACgtgtgggagagcgatgaaagACAGgtaatgcctttgatctccagtgacgtcacacagtgtCGCAGCTCCATGTAGGTTGGAGCTGAGGATGTGATTTGAGAATGAAATTGTTCTGAGCACACTCAGAAAACGtacaggaagtgtcatttctccTGACGTGTAGCATGATTTTTGCGCTGGAAGTTGTTCAAACATAACCAGAAGCAGCCAGTGACCAATTTAAAGAAGCATGAAACCAGAACATGCTGTGATCCAtccaaccgttgttggcaggatttgaacctgcgcggggaaaccccaatggatttcaagtccatcgccttaaccactcggccacaacaaccatgcacacCAACGCTCccatgactcagcattttccagcctggatagtttcctcctcaaaggacagggctcttgctgccttcacttcccatggaagaaaaatgttcatgtggCTACTTCTATGAAGTacacttcctgctgtctgaCTAATGATTGTTACAAAAGGCCATTTAGGAACAAACATTGTGCTTGATTGTAAGCGGGTGTCAGTAATGTATCTATTCAcacttttaatcatttcataATTTGGTTGCAGGTTATGCTGGCAGAAAGCCAAATATGGAGAGTGAGGCCCACAAGAAGTGGAGCAGAGTATtgttggaggaagagcagggagcaggttttcaacttctgtttagtttgattatatttgatttatagttttttatgtctagttaaatgaaacacactagTCCTGCGAGTTTAAAGAAGGACTCGTcagatcacagaaaaaagattaaccttcctctggtgttaAGGCCGGGGTTTTTTGGGGGATAATGCTTCAGATTTGAGGAAGGATAACAGGAAACTGCGATGGCCAGAAATcgaacccaggtcaactgcttggaaggcagctatgctgacCACAATAACACCATTGCAGGCAAATGTATTAATATGTAGACTacagttttttccttcatctgaaGGGGTCAGTAATGTGACAGGAGGTTTTTAATGATGTCGAGTAGCAGATAGAAACAGACCGATAGAAactaaattcctgctgttttattgttctgtaagCGCTGAGAGAATacatgtctgtaagtgttgttgtacatgtctgtattgctgccatgtttgagttggaataaattcagtgacgctttaaaatgatcgcggtactgatgctaatcccgttagccggtctatggcgttttccattgtatgttagcattaaacggacataacggactttatgttaagatgaaatgatggcagtaatgctgggTAAAATGAccttgaatgctattttaaatttgtgggtcttcagtcatttgtggtctTATTCTGTGGAAGAgaataatcattttattattctctctttcggtcgaaaaaagccgagtccagtcgaggagagccgaatcttcagagaatccgtgcagacaggggggttattttgatggacacaccatgaggccaatcacatgagaggacaaactgatgttttcacaataatattcagctggtaaattgacatagatatgaagttttacaggtgaccaagaaaagacgttttctttgctctacaacgtaactttgtgaaaataacatgtctgtggttgttttctgatccctccttcgtttcttcatgtcttctgtttgtgtctctctctcggagtgatgttgttactgaagccgactctgacccctcactgagcgggtcggtgcggagaaacactccgttacctccgacagctgagcggtatcgcttctcggccttttggctaagatcaagtgtagtatctgttcttatcagtttaatatctgatatgtcccctacccggggaccatatattaaatagatttttggaacagggagatggaataggggcttgctccgtccactccacgcatcgacctggtattgcagtatctccaggaacggtgcactccctctgtgtgttcaatccaagtcctgttcagctcaacatcaccttaaacacatgatgttgtcttcatgtgtgtaacgctgagtgtacagagtgttcatgttcagtttatggttttagaatcagtgatgcattcatgtagaaacatcagtttaatgttgctg
Above is a window of Echeneis naucrates unplaced genomic scaffold, fEcheNa1.1, whole genome shotgun sequence DNA encoding:
- the LOC115038392 gene encoding NACHT, LRR and PYD domains-containing protein 12-like produces the protein MHLRGVPVCQLKLKSSLKKKFQCVFEGISKAGNPTILNQIYTELYITEGGTGEVNEEHEVRQIETASRKQDRAETTIRQEDIFKPPPGRDQPIRTVMTKGVAGIGKTVLTQKFTLDWAEDKANQDIEFTFPFTFRELNVLKEKKFSLVELVHLFFTETKEAGMCSFDQFQVVFIFDGLDECRLPLDFHNTEVLTDPTESTSVDVLLTNLIRGKLLPFARLWITTRPAAANQIPPQCVDMVTEVRGFSDPQKEEYFRKRFRHEEQASRIISHIQTSRSLHIMCHIPVFCWITATVLEEVLKTREGGELPKTLTEMYIHFLVVQSKVKKVKYDGGAESDPHWSPETRKMIESLGKVAFEQLQKGNLIFYESDLTECGIDIRAASVYSGVFTQIFKEETGLYQDKVFCFVHLSVQEFLAALHVHLTFINPGVSLMSEEQTTTWRSKLIRTGSKTTRCYQSAVNEALQSPHGHLDLFLRFLLGLSLQTNQTLLRGLVTQTGSSSETNQKTVQYIKTKISENLSPEKSINMFHCLNELNDGSLVEEIQQSLRSGRLSTDKLSPAQWSALVFILLSSEKDLDVFDLKKYSASEEALLRLLPVVKASNKALLSCCNLSDRSCEALSSVLSSQSSSLRDLDLSNNNLQDSGVKLLSAGLRSPKCRLEGLRLSLCNLSDRSCEALSSVLSSQSSSLRDLDLSNNNLQDSGVKLLSAGLKSPHCELETLRLSCCNLSDRSCEALSSVLSSQSSSLRELDLSNNNLQDSGVKLLSAGLRSPKCRLEGLRLSLCNLSDRSCEALSSVLSSQSSSLRDLDLSNNNLQDSGVKLLSAGLKSPHCELETLSLSGCLLSEEGCSSLASALSSNPSHLRELDLSYNHPGDSGVKLLSAGLEDPDWRLDTLRVDHGGPQRLRPGLRKYVCDLELDTNTINRNLKLSDNKRKVTCVRENQSYPDHPDRFDVFPQLLCRNGLTARCYWEVERSGEVYISVSYRRIRREGDSYDCLFGRNNQSWSLICSEDGYSVWHNSRETTLSSSSSSVSNRVAVYVDCPAGSLSFYRVSSDSLIHLHTFNTTFTEPLYPGFLILPGPSVSLRKRYSR